The following coding sequences are from one Anopheles cruzii unplaced genomic scaffold, idAnoCruzAS_RS32_06 scaffold02058_ctg1, whole genome shotgun sequence window:
- the LOC128276683 gene encoding probable cytochrome P450 4ac1 codes for VTEIELQSTMSQYTLNTICETSMGVKLDAMEGSLEYRKGLYKVGESLLHRVVRPWLYIDFIFWILGYAGKLARLLKPLHQFTTAIIAQRRQLFREGLLDDETSATAGLADNTYGISSASGKKRYAMLDTLLAAEAQGMIDDAGIREEVDTFTFEGHDTTAAALVFIFLTFSWEAEIQDRVYQELCQLREERSYGDDQHFQLSDFGSLKYFDRVIKECLRMWPPVAFISRTVSEDILLPDGRRIPCGCIANLHIFDMHRDPEYFPDPERFDPSRFLPENVAKRNPYAYVPFSAGQRNCIGQKYALLEIKAAVAHLVLRYRILPVTNLHEIRFIADLVLRASNPLKVQFQRRTT; via the exons GTTACGGAGATCGAGCTACAGTCAACAATGTCCCAGTACACACTCAACACTATTTGTG AAACATCGATGGGAGTGAAGCTGGACGCAATGGAAGGATCGCTCGAGTACCGAAAAGGACTGTACAAGGTTGGCGAATCTTTGCTACACCGTGTTGTCCGGCCGTGGTTGTACATAGATTTTATTTTCTGGATATTGGGATATGCTGGTAAGCTGGCCCGTCTGCTCAAACCTTTGCATCAGTTTACAACCGCAATCATAGCTCAACGGCGTCAACTGTTTCGAGAAGGCCTTCTCGATGATGAAACTAGTGCTACAGCCGGCTTAGCTGATAACACTTATGGCATCTCATCGGCCAGTGGTAAGAAACGATACGCTATGCTGGACACACTTCTGGCTGCAGAAGCCCAGGGCATGATCGATGATGCCGGAATTCGAGAAGAAGTCGATACGTTTACATTTGAAGGTCATGACACCACTGCAGCCGCTCTAGTATTTATCTTCCTAACGTTCTCTTGGGAAGCAGAGATACAGGATCGAGTCTATCAGGAACTATGCCAGCTGCGCGAGGAACGTTCATATGGCGATGATCAACACTTTCAGCTATCTGACTTTGGTTCTCTTAAGTACTTTGATCGTGTAATCAAAGAGTGTTTACGGATGTGGCCGCCAGTAGCGTTCATATCTCGTACCGTATCCGAAGACATTTTACTCCCAGATGGTCGTCGTATACCCTGCGGGTGTATTGCAAACCTGCACATTTTCGATATGCATCGAGATCCGGAATATTTTCCCGATCCAGAACGGTTCGATCCGAGCCGTTTTCTACCGGAGAACGTGGCCAAACGGAATCCATACGCCTATGTTCCATTCAGCGCCGGTCAACGAAATTGTATTGGACAAAAGTACGCTCTACTTGAAATCAAAGCTGCTGTGGCTCATCTGGTTCTACGATACCGAATTCTGCCCGTCACGAACCTGCACGAAATACGGTTCATCGCGGATTTAGTACTGCGGGCATCCAACCCGCTAAAGGTTCAATTTCAAAGACGTACTACGTAA